From one Coffea eugenioides isolate CCC68of unplaced genomic scaffold, Ceug_1.0 ScVebR1_1510;HRSCAF=2372, whole genome shotgun sequence genomic stretch:
- the LOC113755476 gene encoding uncharacterized protein LOC113755476 gives MDLQVRGRGRGRITRQHPEGSGDREPEVNPDHGQGNVAGDPVATAINRITDVLERMTEHQAHGVVHQQGGPIDSEDRALERFLKFGPPKFYGGPEPEVAEGWWERISDIFAALNYTEERQVTFAAFQLEGVARSWWNLIRVNWDWNHTPRTWANFTREFNAKFLPPLIQEKREDDFIKCRQGAMSVGEYEIQFTKLSRYAPELVATEQRRVRRFVQGLNVEIQEGLAAVRIDTFTEAVERAQRVEVARAQVKTFQAKKRFAPSSSREPIYANAPPAKVGRGTGGINSHGAPRGALVRGASVRGAGERDNGANGGPNGRGQPRNASQGGRVTTSQVTCGYCRRAGHIEKECWKKGGKCLRCDSSEHQIAGCPKMQE, from the coding sequence ATGGATCTCCAAGTTAGAGGTAGAGGACGTGGGAGAATAACTAGGCAACACCCCGAGGGTAGTGGTGATAGGGAACCTGAGGTCAACCCAGACCATGGTCAGGGAAACGTGGCCGGAGATCCAGTGGCCACCGCAATCAATAGAATAACTGATGTGTTAGAGCGCATGACTGAGCACCAAGCTCATGGAGTAGTGCATCAGCAAGGAGGCCCAATCGATTCTGAGGATCGGGCATTAGAGAGATTCCTGAAGTTTGGACCTCCTAAGTTCTACGGAGGCCCAGAACCTGAGGTAGCCGAAGGTTGGTGGGAAAGGATCTCTGATATTTTCGCCGCTTTAAATTATACGGAAGAAAGGCAAGTGACTTTTGCGGCATTCCAGCTTGAGGGAGTtgctcgttcctggtggaacttGATTAGGGTCAATTGGGACTGGAATCATACTCCTAGGACCTGGGCGAACTTCACAAGGGAATTCAACGCCaaatttcttcctcctctcatccaagagaaaagagaggatgatttCATCAAGTGTAGGCAGGGGGCGATGAGTGTCGGCGAATATGAGATTCAATTCACGAAATTGTCCCGTTATGCTCCCGAATTggtagctacggagcaaaggcgtGTAAGGAGGTTTGTACAGGGACTGAACGTGGAAATTCAGGAGGGATTAGCTGCTGTTCGAATAGACACATTTACTGAAGCTGTAGAGAGAGCTCAAAGGGTTGAAGTTGCCAGAGCTCAAGTAAAAACTTTCCaggccaagaaaagatttgcACCTAGCAGCAGTCGGGAGCCGATTTATGCAAATGCTCCACCGGCCAAAGTGGGTCGAGGAACGGGTGGAATAAATAGTCACGGAGCACCACGGGGCGCTCTAGTGAGAGGAGCTAGTGTCAGAGGTGCCGGAGAAAGAGACAATGGAGCTAACGGAGGACCAAATGGAAGAGGTCAACCTAGGAACGCCTCGCAAGGAGGTCGTGTGACCACTTCTCAGGTAACTTGTGGGTATTGCAGGAGGGCTGGTCATATTGAGAAGGAATGCTGGAAAAAGGGAGGAAAGTGCTTGAGGTGTGATAGCAGCGAGCACCAAATTGCCGGTTGCCCAAAAATGCAAGaag